One stretch of Toxoplasma gondii ME49 chromosome XI, whole genome shotgun sequence DNA includes these proteins:
- a CDS encoding NLE (NUC135) domain-containing protein (encoded by transcript TGME49_309950) — MLHCAGSEFLGPHTKGEAPDSAVPTAETAGEASRHGEAFSTSLDATDRTVEGRSEVQIHLSTNLPDIFRLPDQPFVVPGSYRRLELSKLVNKLLEQQDDPDWPGHQPFDFLVDNKWFLRTSLEEYMHARGITSEVSLTLHYQLAVRNLGTEQLPRAADWISSLSFVPTENLLVEASYDGCCRLHHVSPSASHDSLSTSSAAPLLTLGLNRGPLTTSATFAAGAFLPPRSAQLLLGSSSGALYFVTCVSSSSASDEKAAVSEARAPGRWHAAVQAVGCLDSSVASVAVSTDGVTVASGDHGGNVYLWENFSLLTEAETQIGQWREKGAAQGDEQPEGEGGDGNSLSTKGKGTQGKKRRHPSVSRAFANEAESLFSCQEKEPKLRLRGVHTAPVSDVAFAPSHFRCVLYSASLDNSISAWDTLVGGAPLVTWPVSRGVTSLACQPSDGRVVCTAHEDGRLRLWDIRSGGGDAGGKAANGVLSLDANSRLDLRFTFGCPHARLCTQVRWLPRQPGREARDRQRDEVAGEHLLASVGQEGVVKLFDIRAPTLPLLTMDVQGATKSKDKKEDRSAKAVRLLTTAWLGPAKLATGGSDGVTRIHTFGSKWTGTQNE, encoded by the exons ATGCTACACTGCG ccgggAGCGAATTTCTTGGACCCCACACAAAAGGCGAAGCCC CCGACTCGGCTGTTCCTACAGCGGAGACTGCGGGAGAGGCCAGCCGCCATGGAGAGGCCTTTTCGACCTCTTTGGACGCCACAGACAGAACTGTGGAGGGGAGATCCGAAGTTCAGATCCACTTGTCGACAAATCTTCCGGACATCTTTCGACTGCCAGACCAACCGTTCGTCGTCCCAGGAAGCTACCGACGACTCGAGCTCTCCAAG TTGGTGAACAAGCTTCTGGAACAGCAAGACGACCCCGACTGGCCTGGCCACCAGCCTTTCGACTTTCTTGTCGACAATAAATGGTTCCTCCGAACATCTCTCGAAGA GTACATGCATGCTCGAGGCATCACCTCAGAAGTTTCTTTGACTCTCCACTATCAACTCGCAGTCCGCAACCTCGGCACTGAACAGCTGCCGCGCGCAGCGGACTGGatttcgtcgctctccttcgtcccCACAGAAA ACCTGCTCGTGGAGGCGTCCTACGACGGATGTTGTCGTCTGCACCACGTCTCGCCGTCCGCTTCGCACGACTCtctttccacttcttctgcCGCTCCCCTGCTCACGTTGGGGTTGAATCGAGGCCCTCTGACAACCTCTGCGACGTTTGCGGCCGGGGCGTTCCTGCCGCCGCGTTCcgctcagcttcttctcggcaGCTCCAGCGGAGCTCTTTACTTTGTCACATGTGTGTCGTCGTCTTCGGCCAGCGATGAAAAAGCGGCTGTCTCAGAGGCCCGCGCGCCAGGTCGGTGGCATGCCGCGGTGCAGGCCGtcgggtgtctcgacagcagCGTGGCGTCTGTGGCAGTGAGCACGGACGGCGTTACGGTGGCTTCTGGCGACCATGGGGGAAATGTGTACTTGTGGGAGAATTTCTCGTTGTTGACGGAGGCCGAGACTCAGATCGGTCAGTGGCGGGAAAAGGGTGCAGCGCAGGGCGACGAACAGCCCGAAGGGGAGGGTGGGGACGGCAACTCGCTGTCGACGAAAGGCAAGGGGACtcaggggaagaagagacggcatCCGTCAGTCTCTCGTGCGTTCGCAAACGAGGCCGAGagtcttttttcttgtcAAGAAAAAGAACCCAAACTCCGCCTTCGAGGCGTCCACACGGCGCCCGTCTCCGACGTGGCCTTCGCGCCAAGCCACTTCCGATGCGTCCTGTACTCCGCCTCCCTTGACAACTCGATTTCTGCCTGGGATACGCTCGTCGGCGGCGCCCCGCTGGTCACCTGGCCTGTCTCGCGCGGCGTGACTTCGCTTGCTTGTCAGCCTTCAGACGGCCGCGTGGTCTGCACAGCCCACGAGGACGGTCGGCTCAGGCTCTGGGACATTCGCTCGGGTGGAGGCGACGCTGgagggaaggcggcgaaTGGCGTACTGAGCTTGGATGCGAATTCCAGACTCGATTTGAGATTCACCTTCGGCTGCCCGCATGCGAGGCTCTGCACACAGGTGCGGTGGCTCCCGCGACAGCCTGGCAGAGAAGCGCgcgacagacagagggaCGAGGTTGCGGGAGAACACCTTTTGGCCTCTGTCGGGCAAGAGGGAGTCGTCAAGCTCTTCGATATTCGAGCGCCGACTCTGCCGCTCCTCACAATGGACGTGCAGGGCGCgacgaaaagcaaagacaagaaggaagaccGATCTGCGAAGGCCGTAAGGCTCCTCACAACTGCCTGGCTCGGACCTGCGAAACTCGCCACTGGAGGTTCCGACGGCGTCACACGCATCCACACCTTCGGATCTAAGTGGACAGGAACTCAGAACGAGTGA